Genomic segment of Pseudomonas iranensis:
GCCACCTGGATGCGCGTTGAAGCCGATGGCCGCACCGAGCAGAAAACCTGGTGGACCCTGCCCTACGGCCCGAATGAAGACGAGAAAAACCTCAATCTGGAAGACTGGGTCGATCGCGTCCTCGACAGCACCCGCGAAGCGGTGGCGATTCGTCAGCGTGCGGCAGTGGACGTCGGCGTGTTGCTTTCGGGCGGTGTCGATTCGAGCATGCTCGTCGGCCTGTTGCGCGAAGTCGGCGTAGAGAATCTGTCGACTTTCTCCATCGGTTTCCAGGATGCCGGCGGCGAGCGCGGCGACGAGTTCCAGTACTCGGACCTGATCGCCAAACACTACGGCACTCGCCACCATCAGTTGCGCATCGACGAGAAGGAAATCATCGAGCAACTGCCCGCCGCCTTCCGCGCAATGAGCGAACCGATGGTCAGCCACGACTGCATCGCGTTCTATCTGTTGTCCCGCGAAGTGGCCAAGCACTGCAAAGTGGTGCAGAGCGGCCAAGGCGCGGACGAACTGTTTGCCGGTTACCACTGGTATCCGCAGGTCGACGGCGCGGCGGATCCGTACGCCGCTTATCGCGATGCATTCTTCGATCGCAGCTACGACGACTACGCGGCGACGGTCCAGCCGAAATGGCTGGTCGATCATGATGCGGCGGGCGACTTCGTCAAACAGCATTTTGCCGAGCCCGGCGCCGATGCTGCCGTGGACAAGGCGCTGCGTCTGGACAGCACAGTGATGCTGGTCGATGACCCGGTCAAACGCGTCGACAACATGACCATGGCCTGGGGCCTGGAAGCGCGTACGCCGTTTCTCGACTATCGACTGGTCGAACTGTCGGCTCGCGTTCCGGGCAAATTCAAGCTGCCCGATGGCGGCAAGCAAGTGCTCAAGGAAGCCGCACGTCGGGTCATTCCAAGCGAAGTGATCGACCGCAAGAAAGGCTACTTCCCGGTGCCGGGTCTCAAGCACTTGCAGGGCGACACACTCAATTGGGTGCGCGAGCTGCTGCTGGATCCGAGCCAGGATCGCGGCCTGTTCAACCCGAGCATGCTCGACAAGCTTTTGACTGATCCGCAAGGCCAGCTGACCCCGTTGCGCGGCTCGAAGCTGTGGCAACTGGCAGCCCTGAACCTGTGGCTCAGTGAACAAGGAATCTGATTGATGAAACCCCATGCCATGTCCATCAACC
This window contains:
- a CDS encoding N-acetylglutaminylglutamine amidotransferase, with translation MCGLAGELRFDQQPADLAAIERITHHLAPRGPDAWGFHAQGPIALGHRRLKIMDLSDGSAQPMIDSQLGLSLAFNGAIYNFPELRAELEALGYAFYSGGDTEVLLKGYHAWGEALLPKLNGMFAFAIWERDAQRLFIARDRLGVKPLYLSRTGQRLRFASALPALLKGGDINPILDPVALNHYLNFHAVVPAPRTLLAGIEKLPPATWMRVEADGRTEQKTWWTLPYGPNEDEKNLNLEDWVDRVLDSTREAVAIRQRAAVDVGVLLSGGVDSSMLVGLLREVGVENLSTFSIGFQDAGGERGDEFQYSDLIAKHYGTRHHQLRIDEKEIIEQLPAAFRAMSEPMVSHDCIAFYLLSREVAKHCKVVQSGQGADELFAGYHWYPQVDGAADPYAAYRDAFFDRSYDDYAATVQPKWLVDHDAAGDFVKQHFAEPGADAAVDKALRLDSTVMLVDDPVKRVDNMTMAWGLEARTPFLDYRLVELSARVPGKFKLPDGGKQVLKEAARRVIPSEVIDRKKGYFPVPGLKHLQGDTLNWVRELLLDPSQDRGLFNPSMLDKLLTDPQGQLTPLRGSKLWQLAALNLWLSEQGI